A region of Maniola jurtina chromosome 18, ilManJurt1.1, whole genome shotgun sequence DNA encodes the following proteins:
- the LOC123874331 gene encoding uncharacterized protein LOC123874331 translates to MDAGSTILSCLLMFQMTTVLVLLNPINDVRKMSRCINKIAKYNKNYNYFAIALYYGAIAYLGMYIPLQEIHSLITNNTLTATEKLIAFHRIEKNYFIAGFSLFLFIVQHGIKAIVTYAATLLQVTISTRQSIAAIGCHTTQKHKNLQQTYSPMHILPNLLRAKRSISYETIMFANEVRDQLRAVLNNSFNRNNTRTEIISHILETNVSNLSST, encoded by the coding sequence ATGGACGCCGGTAGTACAATTCTCAGTTGCTTGCTTATGTTTCAAATGACCACCGTACTTGTGCTCCTAAATCCAATCAACGACGTACGGAAGATGTCCAGATGCATCAATAAAATAgccaaatacaataaaaattacaattactTTGCCATCGCTTTATACTATGGAGCAATTGCATATCTTGGTATGTATATACCTCTGCAAGAGATACACAGCTTGATAACCAATAATACCCTCACAGCCACTGAAAAACTAATAGCCTTCCATAGGATCGAGAAGAACTACTTCATAGCTGGCTTTTCCCTTTTCTTGTTCATCGTGCAACATGGTATTAAAGCCATAGTTACCTATGCAGCAACACTTCTACAGGTAACAATATCAACCAGACAGTCCATTGCGGCTATCGGATGTCACACAACTCAAAAGCATAAGAATCTTCAGCAAACATACTCACCAATGCACATCCTACCGAATTTGTTGAGAGCGAAGAGATCGATATCATATGAGACCATCATGTTTGCTAATGAGGTCCGCGATCAACTACGAGCAGTATTGAACAATTCTTTCAACCGAAACAATACCAGAACTGAAATTATTTCACATATCCTAGAAACTAATGTAAGCAATTTGTCCTCCACCTAG